Within Halobacterium jilantaiense, the genomic segment AGTGCTGGCGGCCCGCCACGCCGGCGTCCGCGAACCGACCGAGCGAGAGCGAGCGTGCGTTCCGGAGTGCGCCCGCGGCCTCCGGGTGCGCGTCGTCGACACGAGCCGGTCGCCGGTCGCGAACGCGCTCGCCGCCGGCGCGCTCCCCGGCTACCGGTACGTCTTCGTCACGGACGCGCTGTTCGCCACGCTCGACGACGACGCCGTGGCCGCCGTCGTCGCCCACGAGGCCGGCCACCACCGCCGCGCCCACGTCGCCGTGCGCTTCCTCGCCGTCGGCGGTGCGCTCGCCCCGGTGTTCCTCGCGGCCGGCGGTATCCTCCCCGGCGTCCTCGCGCCGGCCGTCGCGTCAGTCGTCCTGCTGCTCGCGGCCGGACCAGTCGTCCGGTGGACAGAGTTCGACGCCGACGACTACGCCGCCCGTCACACGTCCCCGGTGGCGATGGAGCGCGCGCTCGCGACCCTCGCCGCCCGCGGCCTGCTCGCCGAGGACCGCGGCCGCCTCGTCGGCCTCGTCTCCCTGCACCCCTCGGTCGACGACCGCCGCGGCCGACTCCAAGACCACAATCCTCATTGACGGGTCGCGTGACCGAGTCGGTGTGGAGTTCCAGCGCCGTCAGGCCGCCGCCCGGTTCGGGGTCGCCGCCGCCGTCGTCGCAGCGCTCGTCTACGGCGTCGGCTGGCGGCGCGTCCTCTCGAATCTCGCGGCGGCGGACCTCTCGCTGTTCGTGCCGGCCGTCGTCGCGTCCCTCGCGGGGATGCTGGTGTCCGCCGAAGGCGTCCGGGTCGCCATCGGCGTGTCGCGCCGGTCGCCGGACGCCAGCCGCACCCGGTACGCCGCCCTCGCCGGGATGTTCGTCCGGTCGGTGCTGCCCGCCGGAAACGTCGGAAAGGGCGCGTTCGTCGCGTACACGGTGAGCCGCGGCGAGACGACATCCGCAAGCCAGGGGCTCGCGGGGGCCGCGAGCTGGGAGTTCCTGAACATGCTCGCGTCCGCCGGGGTCGCGTCGGTCGGCCTGCTCGGCGTCGTCGCGACCGGCCGGGACGCCGGGGACGCACCGCTCGTCCTCGGGGCGTTCGCCGCGCTACTCGCGCTCGCCGTCGGCTCGCTGAGTTTCGCCGTGCAGCGCCGCGACCTCGTGGTCAGCGTCGTGCTCTGGGCCGCCCGGGTCGGTCGCCGCACGCTCGGCCGGCTGGCACCCCGGCTGGACACGTCGCTGTCCCGGGAGCGCGTCCGGTCGACGCTCGACGTCTTCCTCGGCAACATCGGCGCACTCGTCAAGGACCGCCGCCGGCTCGTCGTCGCCCTGCTGGCCGCCCACGTCACGTGGCTGCTCGGCGTAGTGCCGCTGTACCTCTGCCTGGAGGCCGTCGGTCTCGCCGTCGCGCCGTCGGTCGTCCTCGTGGCGATGCCGCTGGCCGGGTTCGCGCTCGCCGTCCCCGTTCCCGGCGGCATCGGGCCGATGGACGCCGCGCTCGGCGGCATCGTCGCCGTGCTCACGGGCTACTCGCTGAGCGCGCTCGCGTCGGCGCTCGTGCTGTTCCGGGTGGCGACGTACGGCACACAGGTGACAGTCGGCGGGCTGGCGCTGTGGCGGCTGCAGACGGCGTTCAGATGACGCCCGTCCGCGTCGCTGCCTCGCGGGCCGCGGCCTCGCTGATGCCGGAGCCGAGAATCGTGTAGCGGTCCCGAATCTCGTGGGCGGAAGTGAGCGCCTCCAGCACTTCTTCCTCGGAGATGCCGAGTTCGTCGGCCGTGGTCGGCGCGTCGAGGCTCGCGAGCGCGTCCCGCACGGCCATCCACTGCCCCTCCTGACCGGAGTGGAGATACTCGGAGAGGATGGAGCCGACACCGACCTGGTGGCCGTGCAGCGCCTTCCCCGGCGCAATGCGGTCGAGCTGGTGGCTGAACAGGTGTTCGCTGCCCGACGCGGGCCGCGAGGAGTCCGCGATAGACATCGCGACGCCGGAGGAGACGAGGGCCTTCACGACGACCCACGCAGACTCCTCCAGTTCGGGCTTGATGTTCGCGGCGTTGTCCACGAGCATCTCCGCGGTCATCTGGGAGAGCGCGCCCGCGTACTCGCTGTACGGGACGTTCTGGAGGCGGTTCGCCAGCCGCCAGTCCTTCACCGCGGTGTAGTTGGAGATGATGTCCGCACAGCCCGCGGTCGTCAGTTCCCACGGCGCGTCCGCGATGACGCCGGTGTCAGCGATGACCGCCAGCGGCGGCGCGGCGGACACCGAGTGCCGGGTGTCGCCCTCCGGGACCGAACCCCGGCCGGAGACGATGCCGTCGTGGCTCGCGGCGGTCGGCACGCTCACGAACCCGACGTTCAGGTGGTCGCTGGCCATCTTCGCGATGTCGATGGCTTTCCCCCCGCCGACCCCGACGAGGTAGCCGGGCTCGACGCGCTCGGCCACGTCGAGGACGCGCTCGACGGAGTCGAAGGTCGCCTCTTCGACGACGACGTACTCGGGGTCGTCCCCGACGGCCTCGAACTGCGCGACGACGTTCTCAGCGGCCACCGTCTTCGGCGTCGGACTCGTCACCACGAGCGGCCGCCCCGTCAGGTGGGTGTCGCGGACGACCTCCACCGCGTCGTCGAGGACGCCGTGCCCGACGACGACGTTCCGCGGGAGGCGAATCCACGTCGACTTCTCGAACATGCTCGACCCTCCCTCGGGGACGAGTAAAAACCTACTCGTCGGCGAGTCCCGCCAGCGCAGCGCCGGCGACGACACTCAGACCGTGTCCAGCACGTCCAGCAGCCGCTCCTCCGTCTCGCGGTCGGGACCGTTGTCCTCGCCCGTCAGCCCGTGCTCGCGGTGAGACTCGACGGTGCGTTCCATCGCCTCGGCGAGCGGCGTCGACTCGTAGCCCAACTCCGCGACTTTGGTGGTGTCCAGCAGATGGGGGTGGTCGCGGTACAGCGGGAAGTCGTCGGGTTCGAGGTCGACGATGGAGAGCTCCCGAGGGCTCGTGTACGAGCGCTCGACGCTCGTGCCGAGGGCGTCCGCTATCAGGTCGAGCATGCGGTCGAGCGTGACGGCGTTGCGGTCGCCGACGTTGTACGCCTCGCCCGGCTCGCCTTCCTCGGCGACGACCCGGAGGCCCTGCGCCACGTCCTCGGCGTAGACGCGCTGCCAGAGGTTCGTGCCG encodes:
- a CDS encoding M48 family metallopeptidase; this encodes MHATALGVLPAVAYAVSRLTASLATRTPDRTLAATRLRRANRLLQVAVALAGVALATDSLLDDAVVAAVPGPTALGVLAGLAGTVVVGGVAPALAVHLGSRPAWAAVTRAAPDYGRAVRRYLLFVTVLTAPAFAVVGVWLAAPSGLPGLAAVALAALALAAGLPVLAARHAGVREPTERERACVPECARGLRVRVVDTSRSPVANALAAGALPGYRYVFVTDALFATLDDDAVAAVVAHEAGHHRRAHVAVRFLAVGGALAPVFLAAGGILPGVLAPAVASVVLLLAAGPVVRWTEFDADDYAARHTSPVAMERALATLAARGLLAEDRGRLVGLVSLHPSVDDRRGRLQDHNPH
- a CDS encoding lysylphosphatidylglycerol synthase transmembrane domain-containing protein, whose product is MEFQRRQAAARFGVAAAVVAALVYGVGWRRVLSNLAAADLSLFVPAVVASLAGMLVSAEGVRVAIGVSRRSPDASRTRYAALAGMFVRSVLPAGNVGKGAFVAYTVSRGETTSASQGLAGAASWEFLNMLASAGVASVGLLGVVATGRDAGDAPLVLGAFAALLALAVGSLSFAVQRRDLVVSVVLWAARVGRRTLGRLAPRLDTSLSRERVRSTLDVFLGNIGALVKDRRRLVVALLAAHVTWLLGVVPLYLCLEAVGLAVAPSVVLVAMPLAGFALAVPVPGGIGPMDAALGGIVAVLTGYSLSALASALVLFRVATYGTQVTVGGLALWRLQTAFR
- a CDS encoding NAD(P)-dependent glycerol-1-phosphate dehydrogenase, which encodes MFEKSTWIRLPRNVVVGHGVLDDAVEVVRDTHLTGRPLVVTSPTPKTVAAENVVAQFEAVGDDPEYVVVEEATFDSVERVLDVAERVEPGYLVGVGGGKAIDIAKMASDHLNVGFVSVPTAASHDGIVSGRGSVPEGDTRHSVSAAPPLAVIADTGVIADAPWELTTAGCADIISNYTAVKDWRLANRLQNVPYSEYAGALSQMTAEMLVDNAANIKPELEESAWVVVKALVSSGVAMSIADSSRPASGSEHLFSHQLDRIAPGKALHGHQVGVGSILSEYLHSGQEGQWMAVRDALASLDAPTTADELGISEEEVLEALTSAHEIRDRYTILGSGISEAAAREAATRTGVI